The DNA sequence ACACAGCCAACGTTACCGGATATAACCGTGTACCACTACCACCCGCTAAGATAATACCCTTCATACGTATTGCTTATAATCTTTTTCTTTACATTTAATGTTTAGGAATTTTTCCAGTACAGGCTCGCGTCAGTATGATACCGACACTAATCACTACCACTGAAAAGTTATCAAAGGCCTGATGTAAAATTTAAAGGTAGTTGATATACCATAAAAACTTTTGAAAATCAAGAATAAACAAAAACGCGGTGATGTATATCTTTCATGAGATACATGATAATTGATTAGTTTTACTATTGCGAAGCTGATAAAACATCTTATAATCAGGAATACATAGCTATTATTTTATAATGAATGTTTAGGAATTTCAAACGTGTTGCCTCCCTCTGAATCCTCCTTACGGAGGGGGACAGGCACTGTCTCCCGCTGGCGGGGGTGAGAAGGGGCGTATGCATCAAGCTAAGAATAGTGATCCATGAAAAAGGAGGCTATCCTCTTGGAAAAAGAGCAAGGTGTGTCCATATTCCCCTCTAATCCCCCCTAACCCCCCTTTTAAAAAGGGGGGAAAGAAAGATAAATTTAGAAAAGGGAGGAAAGGAGGATAAGTTTAGGAGGGGGAAAGAAGGAAGGATTTTCTCTTGAGAAAAGTTTGCCTGATCAAACATATCAAACATTTCCCCCTTTTCTAACTTATCCTTACCCACAAGTTAGGTAGAGAGCGAAGGTAGAAGCAAGATAAACCACGAAGTACACGAAGAAAGAAGAACGTAGAGAAGCAAGATTTTGCGAAAGATGTAGAGACGCAAGATTTTGCGCCTTTACAATTGAGGTAGGGGTGTGTTGCTTTTTGTTTAGTGTCAGTATCAATATCAGTGTCAGTGTCAGTGTCAGTGTTTTCTCACTCACACTCACATCGCCTCAAGAAGGGATCGATCATAAAAAGAATTTATTGAGATTTGGAACTCTCTTATTCTTCGTGTACTTCGTGCTCTTTGTGGTATTTTTAAAGATGTGGGTAAGGACAAGCTTTTCTAAAGGGGGATTATGTTATTCTTCACCATTTCCCTATTTTAGCTTGATGCATATGGGATTTAGGGGTGGGTAAATCGGGAGAGAATCAACCCCTTAGTCCCATCCAGAGGGAACCGAAGATTGGATAAAAAAGAAAATTCACTGGGTTTTACCTTTTAAAACCCAACATAGTTTAAACGTTTAGGGAATTCCAATATTCTGTTGTATGTTGTAGGGGCAGGTTTAAAACCTGCCCCTACTTGTTTGCCTTGTAGATTCAAAATGTTCGTATTTGTTTTCCGTATTTGAAAAAAATTAACTTCTATGAGACAACTTGAACTTACAGAAAAAAATCTCAACAACAATATCCTTACATTAAGTATTCCTGTAGCCATTGAAAACATTTTACATATGGGTGTCTTTCTATCAGACACGATCATGGTAAGCCGATTAGGGACAGATGCTATTGCTGCAGTGGGTTTGGCAGGTACTCTTTTCTTCATTATCTCTATGGTCTTCTCTTCCTTCAATGTTGGCACAACGAGTATCGTAGCAAGACATGTAGGTGCAAAAGAATATGAGCAAGCCCAGGTGGTCGGAGGCCAATCCATACTTATATCACTCATCACCGGTATAATAGTCACGCCATTCCTGCTGCTTTTTGCAAAAAAAATATTAATTCTCATGAGCGCAGAACCAAACATTGTAGCCCTTGGCAGCAATTTTCTTCAAATTATCACGGCATTCCTTGTATTTCGCCTGATTACTCTTACCGGTAATGGAATTCTACGAGGAGCAGGTGATACAAAAACTCCCATGAAGATAACTCTTATTGTTAATTGTATAAACATTCTGCTCAATTGGCTATTAATCTTTGGTATAGGACCTTTTCCGGAACTTGGTGTTACCGGAGTCGGATGGGCCACAGCCATCGCTTATACTATAGGCGCCGGATTGCTCTGTATAAGGCTCTTTGCAGGAAGATATACTCTGCATATCTCTCTTCGTCATGTGGTACAGATCAATTACCACGCACTCCAAAGAATTATCCGTATTTCTGTTCCCGCTGCTATTGATGCCGTTCTGACGCAGACAGGATTTTTGTTCTTTACAAAGATTGTCGCTCTCCTTGGCACAGCGCCTCTGGCAGCGCATCAAATTGCTGTTCGGATTGAAGCGATGTCCTTTATGCCTGGATTCGCCTTAGCGGTCTCTACAGCCACGCTCGTTGGTCAGAGTCTCGGAAGAAAGAATGTAAATCTTGCACTGCTCAGTATGAGACGTAGTTGCTATTTTGCCCTGATTTTGATGGGGTCATTTGCCTTCATTTTTCTTATATTTCCTCAGCAAATAGCTATGATATTCAAACCCGAAGCCAAGGTACTCTCATTGTCAGTAGCTTGTATCATGGTAGCTGCCATTGAGCAACCTGCCCTCGCTATCTACATGGTTTACGCCGGGGGGCTTCGCGGAGCGGGGGATACGATAAGTCCCATGATCATAACCATCGTAGGTACTTTATGTTTCCTCGCCCCTCTTGCCTATTTTTTTGGTATCACACTTGGTTGGGGATTAGCTGGTATATGGTTTGGATCTGCCCTGGACTGGATTGGCCGTGCTGTCGCTATTTATATTCTCTATAGAAGGGGTAGATGGAAGAGGATTTATGTGTAAATAGAAAGAACAACAAGCATATGAATCGATGATAAGTTTCTATAGGACTGTATGTTTTCACTTGACTTGCAATGAAAAAGGTATTAGCATGATTTCATAAGTTAATGAGACCTTCGGCAACTGGGTAACATGTAGGGCAAGGCTTTAGCCTTGCTTCCCCGCCAGTCTGAATACGTATATGGAGGAAGCAAACCTAAAGGTTTGCCCTACAAAATTGAAATCTCTATACATGAGGATAACATCCTTCATTTGTGAGCGTTGGATATGCCTTTGAAGTATTTCAGGAAAAATAAAACTTTAGCGAACAACGTGTTTGTTTCTGTCCTGCTTCCTTATCTCCTCCTGTGTCTAACGATAGGAGGCGTCCATGATAGCATCTTTACCACCCAACATTGTACCCATACCCAACAACCAGCAACTAACGATACAGATACTACACAAATTGGAATCTGTGAGGATGCGTCAGAACATAACTCCGAGACATGTCAAATTTGTCAGTGGTTAAAGACGCCCTCAACACTTATACGGTTTCTATTACCAGATACTCAATTCCAGTGTATCTGTATCAAATTTGTATGCCGTTCCAATCCATTACTTCCGCCTCTATCCATCCATAAATTTACCATCCGACCACCTCCGTCTTTCGCCTGATTCTCAGTATAAAAAACGATAAGAGCTTTAAACAGGAATAGTATCTGTTTATTTCAGGGTTTACTAGCTATTTGTACCTATACACTACCTGAGACTGCGGGGAATTCTGCAGATTTATGCTCGTTCATAATAATTTCCTGCATGATTATTTATATAAGAATCGTTTTCACAGGAGAGTTTGTATGAGACGGTCAAGTTATATTTTACTCATATGCATACTTATTATAGAAAGTAATGTGCCGTATGCATATAGTGAGGTGATAAAGAAGGATTCACAATTGATAAGCACAGAAGAAGATTCAGATATTATTCGTATGAAAAAGGACGAATTTAATGAGATCATTGGACAACTGCAGGGTATGAGAAATCTTCTGGAAGAGATGAAACAGGATTATGATTCACGCTTGAAAGAAATGCAAGAAAAGATCGCTACTCTTGAGAAAGAGAAAACGGAACCCGAAAAAGAAAAAATATCATGGGAAGAGAATACATCCCTCCCTCCGGAGACAGATTCAAAACTCTTAGAAACTTCTGTAATAAACGAAGAAGAAGCATCTATGCTATCACGCACAGATACTATTACAAATACCCCTCCGCTTTCTCAAACAGTATCGCCTTCTCCGGAAAGTGAGACAACAGAATCTGCTATGCCATTAATGAATACTACCACACCTGATCAATCGGCAGGCGTAGGAACAGGACACTGGTCTCCTGCACAACCTATCACGTTATGGAGTAGCGGACAGAGTTATATGAATATCTCTTTTAATGGATTGTTTGCGGCAGCAGGTTCTACAGCGAAAGATTTAGAGGAAATTGAAACAGGAGCACATGACCCTGTTCAGCGAGGATTTACTGTGCAAAATTTAGAAACTACCTTTGAGGGCGCAATAGATCCTTATTTCAAGGGACAGGCAAATATCATTTTTCAAATCGATAAAGATGGTGAATCGTCTCTCGAAGTGGAAGAAGCTTATCTGACCTCTTTATCGTTACCCCTGAATTTACAGGTAAAGGCCGGAACATTTTTTACCGAATTTGGCAGACAGAATCAACTTCATCCTCACGCATGGAGTTTTGTAGACCAACCGTTAGTTAACGGCCGGTTTTTAGGACCGGACGGGATGAGAAACCCCGGTGCACGCCTTTCATGGTTAGCTCCTACAAACAATTACACGGAATTATTCTTTACGGTACAAAATAGTCAGGGAGAAACTGTTCACAGCTTCAGATTTGAAGAAGATGGTACAGGACTGTTTGGACGTGAGGCAGTGGAAACACGCGTACGCAGCATGGAAGATCTCCTCTATGTTCCACGGATTGCCACCTCCTTTGATATAACAGATGAGCAGACCGTTTTATTGGGCGCATCAGCAGCCTTTGGGCCAAATTCCACAGGAAGGGATAAAAATACCCTGATCTACGGAATCGATGTATTTTGGAAGTGGAAGTCTAAATATGCCGCCGGTGGATTTCCCTTCGTCTCCTGGCAAACAGAAGTTATGGGCAGACGTTTCGAAGCCGGAGAAGATGTTAATTCCAATTTGCCGGACGAAGTAATGAATAACTGGGGCGCTTACTCTCAGATTATGTGGGGATTTAAAAAGCGCTGGATAGCCGGGCTCCGTGGTGATTATGTTGATGGAGAGGAGGAAGCAACAGATCCTTTAGGACTTGAACGATGGAGGCTTTCCCCCAATATTACTTTTCATCCATCAGAATTTTCAAAAATACGGTTGCAATACAACTACGATACTATCTTAGGCAACGACAGCACGGAACATTCCGTATTTTTACAATTTGAATTTTTGCTGGGCTCACATGGCGCACACAAGTTCTAGCCGTTACATGAGGCCTTCGGCAACTTTTGTTTTTTATTAAACTGTAGGGCAAGGCTTTAGCCTTGCTTCCCTGCATGAACGTGCATGCGGGAGAGAGCAACCCTAAAGGGTTGCCCTACAGAATTAAAATTCCTACACATTAAATGAAGCCTTCGGCAACTTTTCAGTATCAGTGATTAGTTATCGGTGTCAGATTGACACAAACCACTCACACTGACACTTCATGCCCTTGTTGCATGATTTTTTATAAAGGACGTACGATATGAAGATAAAATACCAAATATGCCTTTGTCTGTTATTTGTTTCTAGCTGGATGTCTGTTGCCCATGCAAAACTAAATATCATCACATCAACATCTGATTTGGGTGCCTTAGCTGCTGAAATCGGAAAAGATAAGGTCACCGTTACCAGTATTGCAAAACCGACGGAAGACCCCCACTTTGTGGATGCAAAACCTAGTTTTATTGTTAAACTGAATAAAGCAGATATGCTTATTGAGGGAGGATTGCAGTTGGAAATCGGCTGGTTACCACCCTTGGTTATGGGAGCAAGGAATAAAAAAATACTTCCGGGGCAAGCCGGATATTTGACTGCCTCCACGGGAGTTGAAATAGTAGATGTGCCGAAGACACCTGGCGATCGTTCTATGGGTGATATTCATTCTTTTGGAAATCCACATTTTATGCTGGACCCATCCAATGGCAAGATAGTTGCAACACATATTTGTGAACGCCTCTGCCAAATCGATACCGTAAATTGTAACTATTATAAGAATAATCTACAGGATTTTGTGAGAAGGCTAGACCAGAAATTATCTGAATGGCAAAAAATATTACAACCCTTTCAAGGAACAAAAATCGTTACGTATCATAAGACCTTTCCTTATCTTGCACGACGATTTAATTTGAATGTGCTGGGAACGCTTGAGCCAAAACCTGGCGTTCCACCTTCTCCCTCGCATCTAAACAGCCTTATTCCTATGATGAAAAATGAAGGAGTAAAATTGATCATTATTGAAGAGTTCCGGGAACACAAAATACCTGAATTTGCTGCATCCCAGACAGGAGCAAAGATCGTTATTTTGCCCATCATGGCCGGAGGCCAGAAAGAAACCAAAGATTATGTAGCCCTTTTTGATTATATTATTAAGCAAATTGCATCAGCCCTTAAAACGTAAATTATATCCACAGATTTCTCTGAATAACACAGATATGGATACCGACAACTGCATCACACTGAAAGACCTGGCTATTGGGTATAAGGGGAAAATCATCCTCAGTGACATTAATTTCTCATTAAAAAAAGGGGAATTTGCAGTCCTGTTTGGATCAAACGGTTCAGGCAAAACCACATTGTTCAAGACCATTTTACGGATTATTCCCCCTATTCAGGGTACCATCCTTTATGGTAATAGCCAGTATCCGAAATTTGGTTATGTACCGCAGCGCAAGTATTTAGATGAAATATATCCATTTACCGCAGAAGAAGTAGTATTAATGGGCACTTTCGGATCGATAAAACCATTTAGTCCAAGCCCTGCATCAAATCACATTTTAGTGAACCAATGTTTAAAGGATGTTGGAATGTTTGAGTTAAGAAAACAGTTGTTCTCTGAGCTATCTGGAGGGCAAAAACAACGTATACTGATAGCCCGGTCACTCGTGACAAAACCTGATGTTTTACTGCTTGATGAACCCATTACAGGAGTTGATATCCATGCACAAAGGAAGATTACAGAGCTTATTTCTGAATTGCATAAAAAGCGCAAATTAACGATTATGATGGTTACTCACGAGGTTCATCATATTCCAAGATGGGTAAATAAAATAATCCATATTCATCACTATAAAGTGGTACTTGGCTCATTGGAAGAGATAATTTCTTTATCAAGAATTGATGAAATACCAAATTAGGAATATTTATACATGGAACAATTAGGAGAAATATTGAATCCGCATTTTCTTTTGCGAAATGCCCTGTATGCAGGATTATTGGTAGGCCTCGTATGCCCACAAGTGGGTATATTTTTTGTATTACGCCGTATGATTTTACTAGGTATAGCCTTACCTCAGGTATCAAATGCCGGAATTGCCTTTGCATTTTTAATGCATACCTTAGGATGGCATCTTTTCTACCATATGGAATCTGAAAAGGTTATGGCCCTTTCAGGTTCGATTGTTTTTACGTTCATTGCTATATTTACCCTGGCAACTCTCGAACGCAAGCAAAAAGGGTTTGCTGAAAACCGTATAGGTTTTACCTATGCCCTTGCAGGAGCAGCCTCCATACTGTTTGTTGCCTGGAACCCGTATGGGCAAACAGAAGTACTTTCTATGCTTAAAGGAGAGATTATATCTATTCCGGATATTTATGTGTTATCAATGCTTATTATTTATGGCACTATTTTCATTTTTTTAATCGGTTTTCATCGCAATTTTATCCTGGTATCATATGATATCGACATGGCTACCACCCTTGGTAAAAATGTTATCCTGTGGGACACCCTCCTCTACCTGATAATCGGTATCATTATATCATTCGGTGTAATGACCGTTGGACCGTTGGTTATATTTGGCTTCCTCCTGATACCACCAATGGCTGCGAAAATGGTCACTCGGGGGATCTTCCTTTTCTGCATTGTTTCCTCTATTATCGGAATTTTTGCATCTTTTATTGGCTTTTACATCTCATACCGTTTCGATCTTCCAACAGGCCCCACTGATGTAGCGTTGCTTTGCGTCATATTTGTGATGCTCTCCTTAGGGAAAATATTTTTCCGACTTAAGAGATAGGTTGCATGTCTATCCCTGTATCGATATAATTACTACGATAACTTTTTCGGCAGTAAAGCCGTAAAGACGTTGAAATTGAAAATAATTTATTAATAACGGATTCAACGTGCGCGTAGATTACCTTGTGGATTACATTAGGCCTTCGGCAACTTTTATCCTTATTAATAATATTATGTAGGGCGAGGCTTTAGCCTCATATGCACCAAGCTAAGAATATTGTTCCATAAAAAAGGGTATCCCCCTGGAAAAAGAGCAATGGGTGTTCATATTTCCCTCTAATCCCCCCTAACCCCCCTTTAAAAAAGGGGGGAAAGAAGGATAAATTTAGAAAAGGGGGAGAGAAGGATAAGTTTAGAAAAGGGGAGAAAGAAGGAAGGATTTTCTCTTGAGAAAAGTTTGTCTGATCAAAAATATCAAACTTTTCCCCCTTTTCTAAAGGGGAATTAAGGGGGATTATATTATTCTTCACCGTTTCCACATTTTAGCTTGATGCATATGGGCTTTAGCCTTGCCCTACAGAGTTGAAAATTTTTATACGTTAAACTATGAGGAGAGGTATATTGAATAAGAGAAATATTGTAAGTGTTGCAACTGTTTGCAGTCTTGTGATGGTAACATTCTGTAATCCAGCCCGTTGTTTTTCCCAGGAAGGAAAAAAAACCGGCATAAACGATACTGCTAATAAGGTCAAAAAAGACAATCCATCCAACCATATTGATATGCCTCATGAACAGTATAAGCAAGGCTTACACTACGCACAGTATGGTCTTTTTGACGAAGCAATAGAGATGTTTAAAAAATCGTTAGCTAAAAATCCCAATAATACAGATGCGTATAACAATATGGGCCTTGCATATGCCCAAAAGGGCATGTTTGATAACGCTATTGAGGCATTTCAGAAGGTTATAGAACAAAAACCGGACAATGTTGATGCTTATTACAATCTGGGTTCCGCATATTTTGATACGGGTCATTTTGATAAGGCTATTGAAAGCTTTAAAAAAACCGTTCAGATAAAACCCGATCATCGGTCTGCTTATTCCCTCCTGGGAATTGCGTATTCAAAAATCGGCAAATATGATGATGCAATCCAGATATTGAAAAAACGCATAGAGTTAGACCCAAATCTGGCAATAGCCTATTCGAACTTAGGTATTGTTTATTCTATGAAGGGAATGGACAAGGAAGCTATGAAAGAATACACGAAGGCATTAGAAATTGACCCAGGTCATGAAAGTGCACTCTACAATACAGCGCTTTTATACGATAAAATAGGAGATACAGATAAGGCTATTCAATATTATATAAAGGCAACC is a window from the Candidatus Jettenia sp. genome containing:
- a CDS encoding MATE family efflux transporter — protein: MRQLELTEKNLNNNILTLSIPVAIENILHMGVFLSDTIMVSRLGTDAIAAVGLAGTLFFIISMVFSSFNVGTTSIVARHVGAKEYEQAQVVGGQSILISLITGIIVTPFLLLFAKKILILMSAEPNIVALGSNFLQIITAFLVFRLITLTGNGILRGAGDTKTPMKITLIVNCINILLNWLLIFGIGPFPELGVTGVGWATAIAYTIGAGLLCIRLFAGRYTLHISLRHVVQINYHALQRIIRISVPAAIDAVLTQTGFLFFTKIVALLGTAPLAAHQIAVRIEAMSFMPGFALAVSTATLVGQSLGRKNVNLALLSMRRSCYFALILMGSFAFIFLIFPQQIAMIFKPEAKVLSLSVACIMVAAIEQPALAIYMVYAGGLRGAGDTISPMIITIVGTLCFLAPLAYFFGITLGWGLAGIWFGSALDWIGRAVAIYILYRRGRWKRIYV
- a CDS encoding metal ABC transporter ATP-binding protein, which gives rise to MDTDNCITLKDLAIGYKGKIILSDINFSLKKGEFAVLFGSNGSGKTTLFKTILRIIPPIQGTILYGNSQYPKFGYVPQRKYLDEIYPFTAEEVVLMGTFGSIKPFSPSPASNHILVNQCLKDVGMFELRKQLFSELSGGQKQRILIARSLVTKPDVLLLDEPITGVDIHAQRKITELISELHKKRKLTIMMVTHEVHHIPRWVNKIIHIHHYKVVLGSLEEIISLSRIDEIPN
- a CDS encoding tetratricopeptide repeat protein encodes the protein MNKRNIVSVATVCSLVMVTFCNPARCFSQEGKKTGINDTANKVKKDNPSNHIDMPHEQYKQGLHYAQYGLFDEAIEMFKKSLAKNPNNTDAYNNMGLAYAQKGMFDNAIEAFQKVIEQKPDNVDAYYNLGSAYFDTGHFDKAIESFKKTVQIKPDHRSAYSLLGIAYSKIGKYDDAIQILKKRIELDPNLAIAYSNLGIVYSMKGMDKEAMKEYTKALEIDPGHESALYNTALLYDKIGDTDKAIQYYIKATEANVSNADAQYRLGKNYIKKKQYDDAINAFQIAVMTNPDNAEIYQDIGNAYKAKGMKKEAEGYFSLYKKQTKGKKKAAAK
- a CDS encoding metal ABC transporter substrate-binding protein — its product is MKIKYQICLCLLFVSSWMSVAHAKLNIITSTSDLGALAAEIGKDKVTVTSIAKPTEDPHFVDAKPSFIVKLNKADMLIEGGLQLEIGWLPPLVMGARNKKILPGQAGYLTASTGVEIVDVPKTPGDRSMGDIHSFGNPHFMLDPSNGKIVATHICERLCQIDTVNCNYYKNNLQDFVRRLDQKLSEWQKILQPFQGTKIVTYHKTFPYLARRFNLNVLGTLEPKPGVPPSPSHLNSLIPMMKNEGVKLIIIEEFREHKIPEFAASQTGAKIVILPIMAGGQKETKDYVALFDYIIKQIASALKT
- a CDS encoding metal ABC transporter permease, with the protein product MEQLGEILNPHFLLRNALYAGLLVGLVCPQVGIFFVLRRMILLGIALPQVSNAGIAFAFLMHTLGWHLFYHMESEKVMALSGSIVFTFIAIFTLATLERKQKGFAENRIGFTYALAGAASILFVAWNPYGQTEVLSMLKGEIISIPDIYVLSMLIIYGTIFIFLIGFHRNFILVSYDIDMATTLGKNVILWDTLLYLIIGIIISFGVMTVGPLVIFGFLLIPPMAAKMVTRGIFLFCIVSSIIGIFASFIGFYISYRFDLPTGPTDVALLCVIFVMLSLGKIFFRLKR